The Juglans regia cultivar Chandler chromosome 11, Walnut 2.0, whole genome shotgun sequence genome contains the following window.
tttttttatccccaACCCACCTAAAGAAATTGGCTTGCACACCTTCTCCCAACCGATtaaatggaatttgaattcGTCCTCCATCCCGCTCCACAAGAAATCACGATAGAGTTTTTCAATCCATGTCACCACATAGCTAGATTtggaaataaatacaaaaaaataagttggcaagttagagagagtactcttgattAGAGTCATCTGGCCTCCTTTCGACAAGTACGATCTCTTCCACCCTGTCAATCTTCTTTCTATCATCTCGATAACTATATCCCAAATTGATGAAGCCTGTGAAGCAACCTCCAACGACAATCCTAAATATTTCATGGGAAGAGAAGCGAACTAACACCCAAGTGTGCTAGCCATTTGCCGAGTGTTGCTGACGTTCCTAACTAGCACTAAATCTATCGAAGTCCAACTAATTTGATCTAAACTTCTCATAGAAGGTACTGCTGAAATCATGAGAAGCGAGGAATGAGCAAAACCCTATAAAGCTaaagatagtttataaatagcaTGGCTTACATGATTTATACCACGTATCAATTCTATGGAGCCTAGCTGGTGGTTATGCCTTGGAAGTTCTGGTTAGTGGGGATGGTTTTATGTTGATTGGTCTTAATGCTAGAACACTTTGATTAGTGTTGTTTTTTGAGGGGCATTtcgtaattttatttttgtgggttAGGATGGTACATTAATATTGTGGGGGAGTTTTTGTGGGGTCTTGCCTTTCtcgtcttctttcttcttctgatAAGGTGGCTTTATAATATCCCATACCAACTAATAAGTAATAAAGGTAGGTAATTTATGGAATCTCATAGTGCttaggaagaagaaatttttgctctttataatgattctaacgagactccaattgtatcattgactagtccttttaaagAATAAACCCAGATGTGACTTGGGCCTTCCTTGGGGCGTTACAAgctctctcttgtatacttctagtgtacttTGTGCATTCTTTGGTTGTAATGAATTCCAAttacttatttaaataaaatgctttgtaccattaaaaaaaatacacaattataTCAACGaattgaaaagtaaaaatttaCCCAAAGGTGCCTAAAACTCTTTCTTTTTGTATGCAATAAAATTTtagtacaaaacaaaaaaggtgCCCTAATAAATAGGATAATACAAGAGAGACACATatctagaaggagaaaaagatacaagaaaattgtgAAAGGTAAGCCCATTGTAGCCTATAGAAGTTGTCCAAAGAAAGAGTATTTATAGAGCAAGTTTCAACTTTGCTCAATGTTCCTTCGTGATGCTTTGAGTTCTAACATtactttccctccaaatacaccttAGGAGATAAATAGAAACCAAGTAAGATTCCACCAAACCCGTTCCAAGAGTCAAAAAGGCAACCGTTGGAACACACCACGTGAGATAAGTAGGAATTGTCTTCCAAAGCAATCCAACTGAGTATGTTGCTTCTCAAAGTAATAGATCAATCCCAAGATGCCATGACTCTTCCCAAAAGCTACTCAAACCAGTCAATTCATCCCACAAAATCTTCTTTCATGATCACAATTAGGCCCATAAACTcccaaaaatccaaagaaaaaacatcttcaacattcctaaaagaaaaatcacaacGTATTCTCCCACACACtcccacttataaaaaaaaataattctcccACACAAtcctccactttctccaccacccttttgTCACACAAACAGAATCATTCAGAATCCCTCGAGGCTAAGTAACACCAATCCATCTGTTGGCATCCCCACAAGCTTCAAAGACATCTTCTAGAAACAAATTCCATCTTAGTCTCTTGCATACAAATTCTATCCACTTCATATTGtcaaataagatttttatttctaaaacaGTTCTTAGGATCATACAAACCTCTGACATTCCAAGAAAGTAGTCTTAACTAATGGGAAGAATGGACTTGAAAAGATATATACGAAATTTTGGAAACCAATACAAAGGACGAGAAATACGAACATAGAAAATCACCCATTAAGCacaccaaaaagaaaacaaagatatgacaataaaatgaaataaaaactgTTAGTTTAATTGCTCATAAACAACCCATAGAAGAATAAGAAAGCATGTAAAATCTTAGTGAAATGTTACAGCCTTCGTAACCATTTAATTGAAATTTCAACCAAGATGTAAATGTAATAAATTAGTAGTTCCCAAGAATAGCAAGAACTAATAGATGGGGTACAAGAACATGAGTCTTTTGAAGACAAAATCTTATCTACATTGAGAAGCCAACAACATCAACATGATGGATCAAAAATTCATTATCAATTGCAAGTTCCACCCTAAATACATTATTCGCTGACAAGTTTAAAAGATCTAACTCAACTTCAATTgtgtaataaaatataaagttctttttttttatcagtaattgtgtgataaaagataaagaaagtTCTTTTCCAGCTAACAAAATGCTTTGACCAGCAATCAGTTTTGTCTTTTGAGTCAAAATACATGCAATATTCATATACCCAAAAACAaattgataagtaaaaaaataataatattaatactacaAACAAAGCATATTTTCTGTAGTCTTACAAGATTCCATCATCAAGTACCAACTATGTTATATACATAAAGTGAATGAAAGTATGAATAAGATAGAAAACTACAACTTTCTAAATATTGAGATTTCAGCTTGTTTTCTCAACAATATGAATGTGATTTTCTCTATCAAAGCTAGAAAAAGTACACCTCAAATAGCCTCCTAGGACAGTACTAGAATGAATCTGACGAATAGTATTACCAAAATAATTATCCTATTGATGATGTCTGATCAAAACAGTATTGCAACATGGTTAATCAAAAGCATTTCTTTACCTACTTCCCTTCTTTGGAACAGAAACCCCATCTTTGGACTTTTCACCTGCCATCCGTGAATGAATAAAAAGGCCCATGCTTTTATTAATGTGTCCCCATAATAatagaaaatctatttatttatccacagtttaaaaaaaataaacgtatTGTTGAAAACTGAAACTGTAGGAAGTAAACGAGAGGAAATATAAATCTCTACAGTGACACTGACCTTCTGAATCAGCCTTCACTTTCTCATTGGGGTTTATTGTTCCACCTCGAACAAAAGCCTTCGACCCAGGCGTAATATCCCCTTGAAATGATTCCACAAACTCTTGGTACAGTCGTGCAGTTTCATCCTCTGCCCTCTGCGAAACAAAACGTCATTAACTTGTCCGGTAAATCACTTTTTAGTCAAAAGTCATCAGCTTAGCAGGTttaattcaaaaaaacaaaacaaagcaaaacgTACCTTTTTCTTtgcctcttcttcctctctatgCTTCTGAAAAGGCGTCTTCTTCCGCGTAATGGAGAAAGAGCTCATCTTTGCATCCACTtctgaaaatcaattttaaaagaatgcACCAAAATTAAGGACTCGACtccaaaatatatcaaacaTAAGCATCGAAACTTAAACGAGAAAGTCATAATTTAAAACCCAAACCCCGATCATTAATGTTGACAATGCTCGACCAAAGTTCACAAGCCCATTCCATTTAATGCGAAAAAATAGGATTCAAGTTGTAAAATTGCTATCAGAAATTCtggttataaaatatgaaaaaagataaagaaccAACATCAGACAGCTAGCTAAAAATCCCCATAGcttacaattttttctaaaccTAATTGACATTATTTTTCGAACTGACGAGCCATAATCAATTAATTCAACTAGGGTTTTCAAATAAGAAGAATCTGAACCAAAACGCCGAAACTCATTCAACTCAAACAACAAAAAGCTTCAACTGGAAAACGAAAGCAAAGTAATGATAACGAACGAACCGAGTTAGAGCGGAGCGATTCGAATCAGTGTCCGTTTCTAGGGTTGCTGAAGAAGACAGCTTGCGCGAGTTAGGAGAGAGCTACCAAGCCGAGCGGGACGTGTCGGATCGTAATAGAAGACCGGAGTAAGAAAGAGCCACCACcaaattggagagagagagagagagagagagagagagaggtgagtgGGGGCCTGGGGGAGAAGAGAATTCACGTTGGGTACcgcttaatggatattttaaagtACTGTAGCGGAAGGACAATTGAGTGGCCCACTTCCAGCCACAAATCTCAGATTAAAGACTTCCAAGACTTTTGGGCCAATTCGCCACAGTCTTGACCCTTGACAAGCCCTTCTTATCAATGGGCTGAGAGAGAAGACTGGGAGCAAATCCTAGCACTATCAAAGGATCTGGCCTCGTCATTCAACCACATCTTCACAGAAAATTAATCGTTGTTCTTCCAGAACAAGGGGCAACAGTACAAATGTGAATACTAAGAATATATCAAATACGTATGCTGTgttataagaataatgatatatattagtttcaaatgtgaataattttttttttttttagtgaagcCATTTTTTTACTAAAGACTCGCACAAGACTCGTATATTtagatttgtatatatcattattattaattttacgtaGAGAACATAGACACAATTTTGAATTTGGTAATCACGACTTTTCTTCTCCAAAAATGaggatttataaataaatttaataagaaaatatttgttcgaGTTTGAGGTTTCGTAGCACATACATCCATATATGcataaaaacttgaattcaaaTGGAAACTTTAACATATACTAGCATTTCCTAACATAAAAAGTGACCATCAAATGGGTAGCGAAAATTcctcatttttcaattatataaaaaaaaaaaacttacatattAATCCAACCCATGAAATATAAATCAATCAATTCAATTAAGATTATAACCACGAAACACTTGAgttaaaacatgaatattaagaataaagaaagatcCAAACCAGTCTAAGAGAAACAATTCATATTATGTGAATTCTCTTGTTGAAGAAGAGTGCGTGCTGCACTAttttttagagagtttttaagaGAAAGATCGAGCCGGTTGGATTGAGATTTGGGAACGGAGGATTGGAATGCCCATATCATTGGGCCTGGGCACCACAATTGACAAACTCATATTTGACTAtagattatttttcattttcatcatctggGATGACATAATATCTGATAATAAATATCTGATTAGCTGAGCTTACTTGGTATGGCAGgctattatactttagtaaattatttcattataatataaatggtACCCCACATAAACCTTTCAAATCTGACCGTCCATTAAAAAACTCAAGGAACACTGAGCATGTATTGCATCATCGATGAACTAAATTGCAAGTTGTCATCAAGTTTAAAACAAGGtcgttttgataagtaagagagagagagagagagatagagagagagagagagagagagagagggggggggaggactaggggtgaaaaccaaTACTTAGACGCGGTTTTTGCCCAAAATCGACGCCGACCGATAGAGAAAATTTGTATGGAACAACCAACTATACTGATAGATAGGGAGGAGAAATATCGACCATATCGACTCCGACGATTCGCTGAAGGTTCTTGATCTCCCCTAGCGACAAGGTTcgtctgagagagagagagactaactAATTGAGAATCGGAGAAGACAAAGGGAGGGAAATAAGACAATCTCAATTCGAAACgacattattttgtttaaaatcaaacggcatcgtttcaattattattatttttttcaaattgacaTTCCAAAACGAGCAtcgttttatatatgtataatttaaatatatatattatttatataatcagTTAATTCAACGGTCCGATCCAGCTTCAAATCATGACCAAACCGGCCGATGAAGGTTTTGACATAATTATGCCGCGGCCAACCGGTTCTACGTCGGTTTAGGTTGGTTCCGTGCTCTGACAACCGGTCCGAGGCAGTTAAGGTCGATTTCTTCGATTTGTGTACACCCCTACTAAGAACTTAGGCAAGCACATTCTGGAAAACCATAAAAGTTCACAGAAAAGTACCAGATCCTAATATCACCGTCAACCTCCCTAAACATGGGAGCACTTCCATAAGGGAATAACACGAACAAACAACAATAGTTGCCATTCTTTTGAAATCAGAGCATAGAGCCACCTTTGTCCTATAATATAAGAGCACAACGAGGTTACAATTTGCGTATTAAACACCTTGGGTCAAATGCAAAGCCCACGCACAACTAAAATTCTACAGACAATCCGGTAGTGTAACTACAGACTTAAGCTGCAGAATCATACTAAATTTAATGTGCCAATTTCTTTAGGTGGTGAAATGTCCGCTGTTTGATCCATTGTCTATCATACGGTAAATAGCCATGGATGGAGTGATCATAACTGTAAACCAGAACCAAATGACAAATATATCAGTTTTCACATTGAGGTGTTGTTGGGGAAACATACACATTCCCCAAGTTTCCATAGAAAAGTTAACAACCACTATCAACAAAATACTTGGAGTGATAGGTAAACATATACATTCCTTAAGTTTCCATAGAAAAGCAACCGatcaaaaaaagaatttatgtaGAAAAGAGAATATTCACTATCACCAAATAAATTGCACATGCATGTTTAGCCTGGTTTGGTttggtagatgagatgagattatcttctcatataatcattgcaacttttccaaactcctacacaaaatataataaacaattcaattttttcaaatcccaaaataaaaattatattaataaattatattctaacaatattttatttaactttcaacttttatctcatctatgtaaccaaacgagactaTCTCTTAACCTTTGTAATTCTCTTTGTTGTTGTGTAGTTAGCAAGTTTTAGGGATCATGGACGTGCTTCTTTCAAGAGATAATGAGAGGGGAAGGGTGGGGAGGGAGGGACATACACCAAGGCACTCATGTCCGCAAGGCCGTCGATAAAATTGTAGAGATCTGCAATGTCATACGTGATGTTTCTTAAGGCTGGATTTAACTCTTTAAGCTTCCTTTCGTATAGCCCACATATACCTGTTACacagagtatttttttttttttgataagtaaacaataatgttattaataaagaataggcaaagcctaAGTACACAAGATGAAATACAAGAGACCTATCTAGGTCACAGTATTAGAAACTAGAACCTCTAATACTGTTAAAGTTATTATAACCTCTAGTAAATGCAAGAACATCGATAGACCAACCGCATTAAAGTTTTGGAGGCATTaggttttattattttccaaaggatcatctccatcaacaaaacaGATCCATCCCCCGAAACAGTCCTTACAAAGAAACCATGGACATAATATGGGGGTTGTTGGAACAAGGGCTACATAGGCAAGTAATGCCTATTCTGGTTTTATCCTTCTTCAGCTAGCAGATATTTTAGGTCAGAGCTTGGTCCTAGGTATATTTATCGTCAGAAGCCCTCTTCACTTTATTTTGGGCCTCATGAAACAAATAGTAGTGGATGTTGGTTGACAACATTTCAGAAGGTTATCTTTAAGGATTTTCATAGAGCTAGGTCAAATCCTGTTCAAAGGCTACTCTGTTAGCTATACTAACAGTTACCAGCACTTAAGAGCAACCTTAAACAATGGATGCAGATGATGATGGAGATAGTATACTGGTAACTAACAACCATATGTAATATATACATGGTTCATCACATACCATCCATAGCTTGGCTTATCGAATCATAATCCATAAATGTTCTAGAGGCCTTGTTTGGGGAAGTTTGCATCAAAATAATGGTGTGCTTATTAGCCTACATACGAAGacagaaaaaaattagttggcaTCCTATCCAATAAGCATGCAATTAATAACCAGAGGAAAAGTGAACTATTTCACACAAAAAGTTGCATGCTTGTGAAAGATCAATCATCAGGTTTAACACGAGAAACTAATAGATATTTGATAAGTAatagatcttttattaaaaagcGCAAACAGCCCAACTCAAGTACACATATTCTGATAGATATAACTGCAATGTTATA
Protein-coding sequences here:
- the LOC109005211 gene encoding enhancer of rudimentary homolog, with the protein product MANKHTIILMQTSPNKASRTFMDYDSISQAMDGICGLYERKLKELNPALRNITYDIADLYNFIDGLADMSALVYDHSIHGYLPYDRQWIKQRTFHHLKKLAH